AGATTAGCAGGCGGAGTATTGGTTGTTGCTTTTGTAGTATATTTAGCGTCTGGATTCAGGGTTAACGAAGACACAAAAACGTTTACTCCTTTAACGCTTTTAAGCGGATTGGCACCTCCAGTAGGTTACAGCTTCTTGTATCCCAACGACTGCCCTAATAACCTAAATTGTTTTAAAGATTTAAAGGAAGGTGTGGCATATGCTAAAAAGGTAAATAAACCAATAATGATAGATTTTACCGGCTTGGCTTGTGTTAACTGCCGAAAAATGGAAGAGCACGTATGGCCCATTGAAAAAGTAGACGATTATTTAAAAAATGAATATGTTATTATCTCGCTTTACGTCGACGACAAAAAGAAACTGCCTGATAACGAGCAAATAGAAGTGGCCCGAATTAATGGCGGTAAAAGACAACTTGAAAACTATGGCCATAAATGGGCGCATTTTCAAACACGGTTTTTTAAAACCAATTCGCAACCTTATTACGTGCTTTTAAGTCCTGATGGTAAGCAAATACTTAACACACCCGTAGGCTATACGCCAGATGCCGATCAATATTACAACTGGCTTAAAGACGGAATATCCAGCCTAAAAAAGTTTAATTAACCAACGATTAAAACTAATATATGATTACCAAGCGATTCCTTTTAGTTCAAATGTTATTAATAACTTTAATATTTGGATGTAAAGAGAATGAAAAAACAGAAAGCAGAACACAGGTCAAGATAGCAGGAAAAGTGGTGAATGCCTTAGGTAAGCCTATTTCTGAAGCCGTAATTAAATTAAAAGCTACCGGCGAAACAGCAAAAACAAATGAGAACGGAAAATTTGTCCTTTCTGGTAATGTGCCAAAGGGAAGTGGGCAATCAAATATAGACTTACCAAAATTTATCGACACCATCTCGGTAGAAAAACCTGGTTTTTTAAACTATCAAAAAGTAATTACTAATCCTGAAATTTCTGAAATGATTATAGTGCCCGCAGCTAGTGATTTGCCAGCTGTTCAAGAAGACTATATTTTTGAGAGTTCTCCACATTTTAGGTCATGCCATGCTTCTACCATTTTAGAACTTGATAATGGCGATTTGCTTTGTTCGTTTTTTGCTGGTACAAAAGAGGCTTATCCCGATGTGGAAATATGGATGTCTAGAAAGTCTACGGGAAAACAATGGACAGCCCCCTTAAGTGTAGCTGATGGAGTTCAGTCCGATTCGGTTCGTGTAGGTACTGGAAACCCTATTTTATTTAAGCCCTTGGGCGAAGACCTTACCTTGTTTTATAAAGTTTTAGGACCTGGCGACCCGTGGAAGGGATGGTACAAAACCTCTAGTGACCTTGGTAAAACTTGGGGTAAACCCCAGGAGTTGCCCGATTTAATGATTGGACCCGACAAAAATAAACCAGTACAATTAGCAAGTGGAACGATTTTAGCACCTTCGGCTGTAGAAGATTCCAACGGCTGGCGCGTGCATGTGCTTCGTAGTACAGATAACGGAAAAACATGGGATAAAATGGGTCCTATAAACCCAGAAGCTAAAATTGGGGCTATCCAGCCTACATTGTTAACGTACACCGATGGGCGTATCCAAATGCTTTGCCGAACACGTTCAGAACATGGTTTTATGGCACAAAGCTGGTCAGATGACGATGGTTTAACATGGTCGCCACTAGAGGCTTTAGTGTTGCCAAATAACAATTCTGGTGCCGATGGTGTTACTTTGCGTGATGGACGGCAACTCTTGGTTTATAACCATTCCACCCGAACACAAGAAGGTATGGGGCATAAAGGGCGCGGAATACTTAATGTCGCATTAAGTCGTGATGGTATACATTGGGAAGCAGCCCTTATACTGGAGTATCTTGATGAATCTGGAAAGCAGTTTTCGTACCCTTCAGTAATTCAAACCAATGATGGATTGGTACATATTCTTTATACTTGGCACCGAAGACGCATTAAGCATGTAGTTATTAATCCAGAACGATTAAAACCTGTGCCTATGCCAGAAGGCAAATGGCCAACAGATGGGCCTGTTTCTTTAGAGGTTTTCAAGAAAACAAAAACAAATGACGAACAGTTGTAAGAAAATTGATTTATGAAAAAACATGTTTTTGCGCTATTGAGTTTTGTGCTACTTTTTTCAGCATCCTGGTCACAACAATTAGCGTTTCCAGAAGCTGAAGGTTTCGGAGCTTACTCCAGAGGCGGTAGAGGAGGCAAGGTACTTTATGTGACTAACTTAAAAGATGAAGGTAGAGGAAGTTTGCGCTGGGCTGTAGAGCAAAAGGGTGCTCGTACAGTAGTTTTTTCCGTTTCGGGAATAATTGATTTAAAAAGGCGTTTAACCATTAAATACCCAAACATTACAATAGCTGGTCAAACAGCGCCCGGCGATGGTATTTGTTTAAGGGGTGAAACATTAGTTGTTGCGGCTAGTCATGTAATAATCCGTTATCTTAGGGTGCGTTTGGGAGATGGTATGCATGGTCAGGGAAGTTTACAGGGTAAAGATGCCATTTCCATTTCGAGGGGTAGCAACATTATTGTTGATCATTGTTCGGCAAGTTGGAGCCTTGATGAGATTTTATCGGCATCGACCATGCGCCCAACTTTAACTAATGTCACTGTACAGTGGTGTTTTATAACTGAAGGGCTAAATCCAGACGGGCATGGTTATGGGTCTCTTATACGCGGTACGGGTGGTGCAAAATACAGTTTTCTGCATAATTTGTATGCCCATAACAAAGGGAGAAACCCAAGACCGGGCAATTACGACGTTAATTCACATAACAAAGACCCTAAAGGACTTCTCCTCGATTTCAGAAATAATGTTATTTATAATTGGGGCGGAAACCATGCTGGTTACAATCAGGATAAGCTTAGTGTAACCCACTTGAATTATGTGAACAACTACTTAATTCCGGGAAGTGATTCAAGAGCTACAGGTATTGCTTACGCAACCGGATCTCCATATAATAAAGCTTATTTTTCGGGGAATTATTACAATGGAAAAATTCCTTATAACCAATGGGACTTGGTGGATTTTAATGACGACTGGAGCAAAGAGCAGATTGATAACTATAAGCAAACCGAGCCTTTTGAAACAGGCACCGTGAAAACTGATAACGCGGTTATTGCCTACAGCAGGGTATTGGCTAAGGCAGGTGCTATATTACCTAAACGCGACGCGGTAGACTCAAGAATAGTACAAGGTATAAAAAGCCGAACGGGAGGCATTATTAAAAGTCAGGAAGAAGTTGGAGGATGGCCTGAACTTAAAAGTGTGAAAGCACCAATGGATACCGATTTGGATGGTATGCCAGATAATTGGGAAATTGAAAATGGACTTAATCCTAAAAATGGTAGAGATAGGAATAACCTAACCGACGATGGTTATACGGTACTTGAAAAATACTTGAATAGTATATAAAATTTAATATTTGTTATTTAACTTTTTTCTCTAACCTAGAAGTGTCGGTCATTTTATTGATTATAATCTTTGGGTTTTCGTATAAACTTATGGTGCTAGACCCACTGGCTTCAATATTGATGCTGTCCATAACTTCGAGTTCGGCATCGCTAGAGATATTACAAATGACATTACAAGAATTAATAGTGAAATTTTTACCATTAAAATGAGCGTAATTATCTAATTCTAATTGCGCGTTATTACAAGCGCCCTCTATTTCTATGTCTGCACGTTGATACAGTGTGCCTGTTAAATTTACCGTGTTTACAAGGGCTTCTATCTTACTGTTGCCACTTAAAAACAATGAGCTATTTTCGCTGGTTATATTCAATTCAAGTTTAGCACGATCGTCTGTTTCAAGTTTAAAAGCATTGGTTTTTAGCGTTAATCCCACTTTTGAAGACGCTTTGGCATTAACCGTTAGTTGATTTAAGTCCATTGTGACTAAAGATAATATCTCGGCATCCTCAGTAGTATTAATGTATTTGAGGGCATTATTGTACGCTACTTTGATATTTAGACGTTTTTTGGACCTAATGCGTGCTTTTTTGTTAAAGGTTAGTACACTGTCTACAACTTTAAATTCTATATAATCATGCAGGTTGTCGTCGGTTTCAATTTCAATCGAAGGAATTTGATTGAATATAATTTCAACTTCAAAGTCTTCATCTAAATTAATGGTATGAAATGGGCTTATTTCTATTCTTTCAATAGTCACATTTCTGCTTCCTTTTACCTTTTCTTGAGCTTCAATGGCAAAGGGGCACAATAAAATTAGCATATAGAGTAATTTGTTGTTCATTGCTAATGTTTTATTTTTTAGATACATAATGGTGAAAAAAGTCACGTTTAAAAGTAGGCTAATTTTAAATATGATAAAAATCATAGATTCGATTTAGGATTATTTGGAAGTTTGCAATGTTAAATTAATAAATAAAAAATTATTATGAATGTTTACCCAAAAATAATAAGCAGAGTATTAAGCGTAATAGCCTTTTTGGTAGTTACGGTAAATGTATCTCAAGCGCAAGAATTTAATTTGTCTAACGACGCCTCTTCTTTAAAGGTTTATGGTACTTCCAGTTTACATGACTGGCATATCAATGCAGAGCAGCAAAGTGGCAAGATAGCTTTTGAAGCTATTGAAGCGGGGAAAATAGAAAGTTTATCGCTTTCTGTGGTAGCTGAAAGTCTAAAGAGTGGGAAATCGTCAATGGACAAGAATACTTATAAAGCTTTAGATACCAAAAAACACAAGTCTATAACCTTTCAGTTAACACAGGTAAAAAGTGTAACTAATAAAGGAGAAGGCGTTTATGCGGTAGATGCTCTGGGCAACTTAACCATAGCTGGAACAAAAAAACTTGTACCATTAAAGTTTACCCTTAATGTAGCAAACTCTAAAGTGAAATTAGAAGGCGAAAAAACCTTTAAAATGACAGCGTTTAACATAGAGCCACCAACAGCATTGTTTGGAACTATTACTACAGGAGATGAAGTAACAATTAAATTTTTAACCATATTTAAATAACCAAGTAAAACAAAAAAAAGTAGAAATCATGAAATCAATATTAAACAAAACGTTACTATTAGTAGGTGTTTTAGCTGGATTTAGCAGTTATGCACAAAACAGAGATTTAGACAATTACAGACAACCTGATCAACGCGGTGTTAATGTATTCGAAGCGAAAAAGGATACAGTAACTTCCTTTGATGGTGTTAAAGTGAGAGTTGGAGGTGCTTCAACGTTACAGTTTCAAGCTATTAGCCATGAAAATTCTGGGGATGCACCATTAGCAGAAATAGGTAATAACTTTAACTTAGCAACTGCAAACTTTGATTTAGATGTTGCTTTAGCCGATGGTGTACGTATGCACTTAAGAACCTATTTGTCATCTCGTCACCACCCAGAGCCTTATGTTAAAGGAGGTTACTTCCAAATTGATAAATTAGATTTTATCAGTGAAGGGCTTTTGGCAGACTTTATGAAAAAAGCAACCATTAAAATTGGGCACATGGAAAACAACTATGGTGATGCACACTTTAGAAGAAGTGACAATGCACAAACCATTTACAATCCATTTGTTGGTAACCTTATTATGGATGCCTTTACAACCGAAGTAGGTGCCGAATTCTATTATGGATGCAACAGTGGATTTTTCGGAATGGTTGGATTCTCTAACGGTAAATTAAACCAATCTGTTGAAAACCCTATAAGCAGAAGAACAGGTGAGTATACAAGTGATATCACTGGAGGCGCCTCTTTCCTAGCGAAATTGGGTTATGATAAGCAATATAATGACGACTTCCGATTCAGATTAACAGGGTCGTTGTACAACACCGGTTATGTGCCAAGTTTATATTTGTATACTGCAGATAGAACAGGGTCTAGATATTACCATGTTATGGAGCCAATGGGGTCTTCAGGTTTTAGATCAGGACGTTTTTCGCCTAGTTTTAGAAACAGTGTAACAGCTATTATGGTAAACCCATTTGTAAAATACCAAGGATTGGAATTCTTCGGAACTTTTGAAACCGTTTCAGGTAAATCAACAGGTGATACTGATACCAGAACTGCAACGCAATATGCTGGCGAATTAATCTACAGATTTGGTCAAAGTGAGAATTTCTACATAGGTGGCCGTTACAATGTAGTTGATTCTGAAGAAACAAGTGGCGATGTAACCATAGACAGAATTCAATTAGGTGCAGGTTGGTTTATGACTAAAAACATCCTTTTAAAAGCAGAATATGTTGACCAGTCTTACGATGGTTTTGCTGCAGGATCATTGCTAGACGATGGTCAATTTAATGGGCTTACCCTAGAAGCTGCGATTAGTTTCTAAGGCTCTAGGAAAGGACAATAAAGTTAAGCTCAAAATGGCATAATCCGATGATATTTTATCAAAATAGGTTATACTTTTGAGCTTAATTTTTTAATTTTAAAGAGAAAAAGCTTCAATAAAAAAGAAATTAAGGCATGAAAAGGATACTATTTTTTGTTTCCATATTAGTGTTGTTGGCGTTTACAAGTAACTATGTTGAAAGTACATCTGTAATCATTACGCCCAACAGTGAGCTTGTCATTAATGGAAAAACTAACGTAAATAGCTTTACATGCGAGTATGACGTTTTAAGGTTTAACAGACCTATTCCTATAGCTTTTAAAAGGGTGAACGACAGAATCGTCTTTGAAAAAGCCACTCTAGTTTTAAACAATACATGTTTTGACTGTGGCGGAATGGGTATAAACGCCGATTTTCAAGAACTTTTAAAATCGGAGTCTTATCCAGAAATCTACATCGATTTAAAAGAAATTAGTGCAGACCCTTTAAAAGAAAGTAAAATTCAAGCATTACTCGATTTAAATATTTCGGGGGTTTCAAAATCCTACACGATGCCGGTAAAGCTTGATGGTGAAAATACTTTGCTTGTTACTGGGGTATTGCGTTTAAATATTCGCGATTTTAACCTGGAGCCGCCTAAAAAAGCACTTGGGTTAATCGTGGTAAAAGATACCATCGAAATTAAATTTAATTTAAAAATTAAAGAGCATTAATTCAATGTGAAAATGTTAGGTTTCTTGTGAAGCAGCTAAAATTATTACAGCCTTTGTATATGGGGGCTAAAAAAATCCTGAGCGATAAGATTTGCTCAGGATTTTTTGTTTCTTGGTTGGTGTTATTCTCTTTTTATACTCCCAGAAGAACTTTCGTCTTTTTCAACGTTTTCAGGGTTGCCATAATACCTAATATCACCTCCGCTGGTAGCTTTGGCAATGAGTGCCTGTGTTGTGTTAATAGTAATATCGGCACCACTCGTAGCCTTAACTTGGCTAGATGCCACTATCAAGTCGGGCGCTTTTATATCGCTACCGCTAGTGGCCTCGGCAAAGAGGTTTGTGGTTTTTCCCGAAAGGCGCATATCGCTTCCACTGGTTGATTTGCAGTTTAAAACAGAAGTGACAATACTCAAATTCATATCACTGCCGCTTGTTGATTTTAAATCCAAGCGTTCAAGCGTAATAGTGTTAGTTGATTGTACATTGCTACCACTGGTGGCAATAATGTATTCAACATTTGTGAAGTTAACATATACTTTTTTCGATTTTGCTCTACCAATTTGCGATTTAGTATGGATTTTTAAAATACCATTTTCAACCTCGGTTAATATAAGGTCTTGAAGGTTTTTGTCGGCTTCAACACTTATGCTTTCACTGTTGCTTTGTGTCAGTACAACATCAAGGCCTTCGGTAGCTTTAATGGTTGAAAAAGTTTCAGTAATTGGTCGTTCGGTTGTAATAACATGGCCGTTACCCTTAACGCCTTGAAAGTAAGCGACGTCGAAATTGCACGAAAAAAGCGTTAAGCTTAATATGGAGGCTACAATGATTTTAATTAATGTGGTCATGACTGTTTGTTTTTTGATTGATTATTTTAGTTCAAATATCTTTTATAATAGTTTTGATGAGAAACTTAAGTGGTTGATTTGTTGTTTTTTAATGGTGGATTGTTATTCTTCTGAATCGATTCGAACGCCATCTGAATTGATGTTGACGTTTATCTCGTCCGATTCTGCTTTTATGCCCGTATCGTCAATTTTTAAATGGTTATTATCAGCATGTATTTCAATACTGCCATCGTCAATACTTACCTTGGGCGTTTTAATTTTTACGTTAAAATGATCTTCGTCTTCGTTATGGATGCCCCTTTCCGTAATGGTTATATATTCGCTGGTTAGTCTTTTTTTATCCGATTTTCCGTAGTATAAAAAATCTTTCGCATTCATTTGGAACTTCACAACAGTTCCAACGGGTAAAAATAGTGTAGTCACAACTCTTTGGTCGCTATACTTTTTCTCCACGGGAGTGGAGAGGTAAGCGTTTAAAAGCAGTTTATTTCCATTTTGGAAATTATAGTTGTAATTAATGCTATTGGCACGAGCTATAGCGGCTTCGTAATGCCTTCCATCTGAAAATTTTTCTATTTGGATAGAGGCTAGCGAGTCGGCCGTTTGATTAACCAAAATATTAACATCTTTTATATATATGTTTTTTTCGCCATGCTCATCATAAGCTACTTTGAAATCGTTGCTTCTGTAAAACGGATTTTTAAAATAATGGTTACTTGCTACGTCAACATAAAGTGTGTCTGTTGGTTTAATATTTAGTGTTTGTTTTTCAACAATACGTTCGTTGTAAGCATGTTCACTTGCTTGGCGAATACCAACTATAATTAAACCAATAATCGACAAAATCCATAGCCCCAGTAAGGTGAATTTAGCTACATTTCCTATAGATTTTAGATTGTTTACGAGAATTTTTAACCCTAAATAAAATAGGAAAAAGAAAGGTGTTCCAACGGCAAAAAGAACCAAAAGCGATACAAACCAAATAGGTGTATTGCCCGAGTTAACTATATCTACCATGTCCAGACCGGGAATATGGACAATATCTGTAACCCCAACGGAAAACAGTGCGATAATCAAGGCAATTAAGGTAGCTGCGCCAATAAAAATTAAAAAGATTCCAATAAACTTGGCAAATACTTTAAGTATAAATACAATAATATCGGCAAGTGTATCAAAAAACGTCCGGCTGGATGATTTAATTGAGTTAGCGCTTTTTTTTACATCGACGTTTTTGGCTGCGTTACTTACCGAATCGGATACGTTTTTGGCCACATCGCTAACGGTTTCGGTAACCGAATCAAAGCCGTCTTTGATTTTTTTTTCAATGTTACTGATGTTTACAGGTTCACCAGTCATCATTAGTTTTTCGGCTGTGGTTTTAGCTTCAGGTATTAAAATCCAAAGTAAAATATACAATAGTACGCCTGTTCCAGCACCGAATATTAATAGTACCCAGGCCAGTCGTATCCAAACGGCATCAATGCCAAAATAATGCGCTAAACCAGACGAAACACCACCAATGTAGGAGTTGTCAGTATCTCTAAATAATTTTTTAGATGGCTGTGATTTTCTTTTGAAACTGGTGTTTGGTTCATCCTCAAAAATTTCGTCGTCTACTAGGTAATCTTCAGGTTGTCCCATAATAGAAATTACCTGGTCTACTTCTTTAAGGCGAATGACCTGTTTGTCGTTCTGTACACGTTCGTTAAAAAGTTCGGCTATTCTGGCTTCAATGTCGGCTATAATTTCAGCACGGCCTTGCGAGTCGGTAAATGAACGTTTAATAGCCTCAAGATAGCGTTGTAGTTTTAGGTACGCATCTTCATCGATATGAAAAAATATACCGGCTAAATTTATGTTGACTGTTTTATTCATTTTTTTGTGTTTTTTTGGCTAGTTACAATGTTTACTGCGTTACGTAATTCGTTCCAAGTGGTATCCAGTTCGTTTAGAAACAGTTTGCCTGTTTCGGTTAATCCGTAATACTTTCTTGGGGGACCAGAGGTACTTTCTTCCCATCTGTAATTTAAAAGTCCGGCGTTTTTTAGCCGCGTTAATAGCGGGTAAATGGTGCCCTCAACCACCAGCAATTTTGCGTCTTTAAGCGTATCGAGAATTTCTGCAACATAAGCATCGTCGTCTTTTAAAACCGACAGTATGCAGAACTCCAAAACGCCTTTGCGCATTTGTGCTTTTGTGTTTTCTATCTTCATGTTGTCATTCGTTTAATGTGGTGAAACTGTTCATTTTTTGATTGATTTGATTGATTTGATTGATGATTTTTTTATGATTGATTATTTTAAAAATTGTATAGTAAATGGATATTTAAACACCTCGCCATCGCGTGCTTTTAAACTCGCTTTAATTATAAGTACAAGTTCAACTATAAAAGCGATAATGGCAATGGCGCCAATAAAGCCTCCTAAGTAAAGTAATGGGGAAGGCTTACCAATACTGATATGAAAATCATGGAAACCATGAAAATCTATATAATCTAAACCGCCTAATATTTTGAAAATAAAAAACGGCATGGTGAGTGTACCCAATATAACGGCATATAATAAAATGCTCATTTGAAAATTTATAATCTGTTTGCCGTTGGCATTAATAAATTCCGATTTGTCTTTGTTTGCTATCCACAACACTATAGGCCCAATAAAATTCCCAAACGGTATAAAAAACCGGGTAAATGTCGATAAATGAATAAAGGTGGCGATGTTTTTTTGATGATTATCTAACATGATTATTTTGATTGATGATAAAACATATAATAGTTTCTTATGCAAATATATGTCTAAAAACAGGTACTTTGTTACGCATAGTACTAAAAATTAACATAAATTTAACAATTATGATTGATTAATAATTTTATAAATTAGTGAAAAAAATAAAAGATGATATGGCTTTAACCCCAAGAAAACTAAATACTTTCACCATGTTTAAATTGCCTTCAGCATATTTGTGTGGTGTGCGTACAAAATACATCGATTCGCAAAAGTGTGTGGTTACTGTTAAGCACAAATGGATTAACCAAAATCCATTTAAATCGATGTTTTGGGCCGTGCAAGGTATGGCAGCCGAGTTTTCAACCGGGGCACTCGTAACAGACAAAATTCAAGAGACTGGTAAAAAAGTTTCCATGTTGGTTATCTCAAATAAGTCTGAATTTACAAAAAAAGCCACTGGAAAAATCACATTTACTTGTAACGATGGAAACTTAATTGATGAAGCATTAGAACAGGCGATAAAGACCAAGGAAGGCCAAACATTTTGGATGACATCGGTTGGTATTGATGAACAAGGTGATGCGGTGTCTACTTTTAAGTTTAAATGGAGTATTAAGGTTAAATAGAGGAGAGCTCAGTTTAGTAGGTGGTGATTTTTCTGAGATTTATGGCTTTTGGGATTTTAGGTTCATTTTTAAGAATTTGAAAAATTTTGTAACAAAATCAATAACATTTCAACCAATAAACAGTTAAACACTTAAACCTCAATTAAAAATGACAGCACACGAAATTGACTATAGAATCTACGGTGAAGAAATGCAATACGTAGAAATCGAACTCGATCCCCAAGAGGGTGTTATCGCCGAAGCAGGGAGTTTTATGATGATGGACGACGGCATTAAAATGGAAACTATTTTTGGTGACGGTTCGCAAAAAGATACAGGGTTTTTAGGTAAAATACTAGGCGCAGGAAAACGTATTTTAACTGGTGAAAGCCTATTTATGACCGCGTTTTATAGTACCCTTCCAGGAAAAAGAAACGTATCATTTGCATCGCCATATCCTGGTAAAATAATCCCAATAGACCTTACCCAATTTGGCGGTAAGTTTATCTGCCAAAAAGATGCCTTCCTTTGTGCCGCAAAAGGTGTAAGCGTCGGTATAGAGTTTTCTAAAAAACTGGGGCGCGGACTCTTTGGTGGCGAAGGTTTTATTATGCAAAAGTTAGAGGGTGATGGTATGGCTTTTGTCCATGCCGGAGGAACCATGGCCATGAAAGAACTTAAAGCAGGAGAAACCTTGCGTGTAGATACTGGCTGTATTGTTGGTTTTGATCAAACTATTGATTATGATATTGAATTTATCGGTGGAATAAAAAATAGCATTTTTGGAGGAGAAGGCTTGTTTTTCGCAAAATTGCAGGGCCCCGGTACAGTTTACCTACAGTCGTTGCCTTTTAGTCGGTTGGCAGGTCGCGTTTTAGCATCGGCACCAAGAGGTGGAGGAAGAGACAAAGGCGAAGGTAGTATTTTAGGAGGGATAGGCGATTTAATCGATGGCGACAATAGGTTTTAAGGTTTATTTAACGAAAAAATTGGTAGGTTATCTGTTTTTTTGTTAAATTTATCCAATCTTAAAAAGAAAGCCTATAGTATAAATCTACATTTTTAAACCTAACCCTTAACTATAAAAAATATGGCACGAGCAATGCTTGAGTATACAAAAACTATACTTAATAAAGTTAGTTTTGACCCAACGTTGTTTTGCAGAGAGGTACAAAAAGCGGTACAACGCTTATTACCTTATGAGATTGAAGAGTTAAAACTGTTTATTCACTCTCTTATACGGCAAAACCCAGAATTAAATCAATGTTTAATTTATTTAAAAACATAAAAAAAGCGACCAATTGGTCGCTTTTTTTATGTTTTTAAATCGTAGATGATAAGTCATTAAAGAGTTTTTGTAACTTAATTAATACTGACTATCAACCTATCAACAATCGATTTTGCTGATGTCAAATAAATAAATTGAACAATTTTCGTTGATGCATGGACAATTTTCAAAAACAACTTTAAATCATTGGTAATTAAGGTGTTTTTAACAATTTATTGTAATATGTAGTTTATTAAATGTTCTGGAACAATGGTGAACAGGTGTGTTTTAATTGCTGTCTCTTTAGTATTATTTTTTAGGCCTTCTTAGTTTTATATTATGTTTTCGTGTGGTTTTTTTATTTGTAAAATTCTCGTTCATTGACTTTAATAGTGGTTAATTCAACTGTATACCCATCGAGATCTTTTATGTATATTGAGTCAAAATAATAATGGTCCTGGATATTGAATTCCAAATTCAATTCTACATATCTTTTTTTAGCTCTTTCAAAGTTTTCATTTGTTACATTAAACGCAAAATGGTCAATTTTTACATTTTTTGAAGATAGTTCAAGTTTAACGTGAGTTGTGTTAGCGGGAAACAATGCGATTCCAGATTTTCCGGAAAGTAAAAAGATTGGAAAGTCTCCCCATTCAGGTAATTGATAGCGTTTTAGCCCCAATACTTTTTCATGCCATTTTGCAGAAGCTTCTATGTCAGAAACTCGAATTGCTACGTGACCTAAAAATTCAATATCTATTTTATTATCATTATTTGTCATTTTTAGACATAATGTTTAAAATTATGTAGCCTTATTTCTGGATGGGTCATAATTGCTGCTAACTAGTTTATACCCCTAATTAAAAGTTCGGTAAGCTGCAAAAAAGTATATGTAAACATACTTTTTGTATTGCAATGTTTAATCAGGTGTTTTTAATTTGTTCTAATATAATAAAAATTCTTACAAATTATTTGGGCAGCGGACTTATAATTTTTACATCCTGAAAGGCAATCGCCCCGCGTATAATACTAGCAATAACATCCTGTAAAGCCTCAATGATTTGCATTTTAAGCTCGCTTTTATGGTAAAGAATGCTTACCTCGCGGGCA
This genomic stretch from Flavobacteriaceae bacterium GSB9 harbors:
- a CDS encoding PspC domain-containing protein, with the translated sequence MNKTVNINLAGIFFHIDEDAYLKLQRYLEAIKRSFTDSQGRAEIIADIEARIAELFNERVQNDKQVIRLKEVDQVISIMGQPEDYLVDDEIFEDEPNTSFKRKSQPSKKLFRDTDNSYIGGVSSGLAHYFGIDAVWIRLAWVLLIFGAGTGVLLYILLWILIPEAKTTAEKLMMTGEPVNISNIEKKIKDGFDSVTETVSDVAKNVSDSVSNAAKNVDVKKSANSIKSSSRTFFDTLADIIVFILKVFAKFIGIFLIFIGAATLIALIIALFSVGVTDIVHIPGLDMVDIVNSGNTPIWFVSLLVLFAVGTPFFFLFYLGLKILVNNLKSIGNVAKFTLLGLWILSIIGLIIVGIRQASEHAYNERIVEKQTLNIKPTDTLYVDVASNHYFKNPFYRSNDFKVAYDEHGEKNIYIKDVNILVNQTADSLASIQIEKFSDGRHYEAAIARANSINYNYNFQNGNKLLLNAYLSTPVEKKYSDQRVVTTLFLPVGTVVKFQMNAKDFLYYGKSDKKRLTSEYITITERGIHNEDEDHFNVKIKTPKVSIDDGSIEIHADNNHLKIDDTGIKAESDEINVNINSDGVRIDSEE
- a CDS encoding PadR family transcriptional regulator; this translates as MKIENTKAQMRKGVLEFCILSVLKDDDAYVAEILDTLKDAKLLVVEGTIYPLLTRLKNAGLLNYRWEESTSGPPRKYYGLTETGKLFLNELDTTWNELRNAVNIVTSQKNTKK
- a CDS encoding DUF4870 domain-containing protein, producing MLDNHQKNIATFIHLSTFTRFFIPFGNFIGPIVLWIANKDKSEFINANGKQIINFQMSILLYAVILGTLTMPFFIFKILGGLDYIDFHGFHDFHISIGKPSPLLYLGGFIGAIAIIAFIVELVLIIKASLKARDGEVFKYPFTIQFLK
- a CDS encoding DUF4442 domain-containing protein, encoding MALTPRKLNTFTMFKLPSAYLCGVRTKYIDSQKCVVTVKHKWINQNPFKSMFWAVQGMAAEFSTGALVTDKIQETGKKVSMLVISNKSEFTKKATGKITFTCNDGNLIDEALEQAIKTKEGQTFWMTSVGIDEQGDAVSTFKFKWSIKVK
- a CDS encoding TIGR00266 family protein, with the protein product MTAHEIDYRIYGEEMQYVEIELDPQEGVIAEAGSFMMMDDGIKMETIFGDGSQKDTGFLGKILGAGKRILTGESLFMTAFYSTLPGKRNVSFASPYPGKIIPIDLTQFGGKFICQKDAFLCAAKGVSVGIEFSKKLGRGLFGGEGFIMQKLEGDGMAFVHAGGTMAMKELKAGETLRVDTGCIVGFDQTIDYDIEFIGGIKNSIFGGEGLFFAKLQGPGTVYLQSLPFSRLAGRVLASAPRGGGRDKGEGSILGGIGDLIDGDNRF
- a CDS encoding VOC family protein, producing the protein MTNNDNKIDIEFLGHVAIRVSDIEASAKWHEKVLGLKRYQLPEWGDFPIFLLSGKSGIALFPANTTHVKLELSSKNVKIDHFAFNVTNENFERAKKRYVELNLEFNIQDHYYFDSIYIKDLDGYTVELTTIKVNEREFYK